Part of the Fusibacter sp. A1 genome is shown below.
GTCATCACTACTATAGCACCCCATAATATGAGAAGTGCCAAGACTGTGATTGTCATACCGATTAATGTCACCATAAGACCTGCTGTAAGTTTATCGCCTACAGTCATTGTCTCGAGTAGTGCTGGGTCTGACAATTTGTTAATTAAATCCATAGTCTCACCTCGTCATCTTATAGAGGGATATTACCGTGCTTTTTGCCCGGTCTCGTTTCACGTTTACCAGCTAACATATCAAACGCGTCAATCAATCTTGGTCTAGATGCACTTGGTTCAATCACATCATCAACAAAACCTCTTTCAGCTGCTTTGTATGGTGTAGCAAACTCATTCGTATATTCCTCGATTTTTTCTTGTCTTTTTGCCACTGGATCAGTTGCATCTTTAATGTCGTTTCTGAAAATGATATTAGCTGCACCTTGAGGACCCATTACAGCAATTTCTGCAGTCGGCCAAGCAAGAACCACATCTGCACCTAGTTCTTTCGAACACATCGCCAGGTATGAACCACCATAAGCTTTTCTAGTGATCAGTGTAATCTTTGGTACTGTCGCTTCACTGTATGCATAAAGCATCTTAGCGCCGTGACGGATAATTCCGCCGTACTCTTGTGTCGAACCAGGTAAGAAACCAGGCACATCGACGATGTTTAAAATAGGTATGTTGAACGCGTCACAAGTTCTAACAAATCTAGCTGATTTGTCAGATGCGTTGACATCCAAGCAACCCGCAAGCACTTTAGGCTGGTTGGCGATGATACCTACCGATTGTCCGTTAAGTCTTGCATAACCAGTCACGATATTTTGTGCAAAGTAGGGTTGAACTTCCATGAAGTCACCGTTGTCTACAATCGCACGAATTACATCAAGAACGTCATATGGTTTGTTCGGATTATCAGGGATAATCGTATCTAGCGCTTCAGCAATGCTGTTTATGTCGCCAGCTTCCATGATAGGAGCAGTTTCCATATTGTTTGAAGGCAAGAAGCTAAGTAATCTTCTGATATCTGCGATACACACTTCATCATTTTGAGCTACAAAGTGGGCAACACCAGATGTTCTATTGTGTGTCATCGCACCACCAAGAGCTTCTGCTGTAACTTCTTCACCAGTTACTGTTTTGATAACTTGTGGACCTGTGATAAACATTTGTGATGTTTGATCTACCATGAAGATAAAATCATTAAGCGCTGGTGAGTAAACCGCACCACCTGCACATGGTCCCATGATTGCAGTGATTTGTGGAATAACACCAGATGCGATTGTGTTCTTGAAGAAGATCTTGCCATATCCAGATAAAGCGTCTACCGCTTCTTGGATACGAGCTCCACCTGAATCGTTAAGGCCGACTACTGGAGCGCCTACTTTAAGAGCGTTATCAAGTACCTTGCAGATTTTGTTCGCATGCATTTCGCCAAGTGAACCACCGACTACTGTAAAGTCTTGAGCAAAGGAATAAACCAATCTGCCATCTACCTTACCATAACCTGTGACACACCCCTCAGCCGGAGCATCCACTTTTTCCATACCAAAGTTAGTACATCTGTGCTTCACAAACGCATCAAGTTCAACAAAAGTTCCTTCATCAAATAATAGGTTGATACGCTCTCTAGCAGTCAGCTTACCACTTTTGTGTTGCTTTTCGATACGTTTTTCGCCGCCGCCCATCATGATTCTGTTTTTTTCTTGGCGTAGCTTTTCGAGTTTCTTAAGTGTTTCAGACAATGTGTTTACCTCCAGGTTCAAATCGACTTGAATCGATTATCTTTCCGACAATTCAACTAACACGCGGTTTGAGCTTTTAGGATGGACAAAAGCGATCTTTGCTCCACCTGCGCCGTAACGTGGTTTTTCGTCGATCATTCTCATGCCCTTATCGAGCATGTGCTGAATTGCTTCTTCAATGTTTTCTACTTTGAAAGCGATGTGTTGCATGCCTTCTCCATTTTTTTCAATGAATTTAGCGATAGGACCGTCTTCAGATGTCGATTCCAAAAGCTCGACTTCTGTATCACCGATCGGTAAAAAAGCGACTCTTACCTTTTGCTCTTCCACTGTTTCAGTACCTTGACATTCGAGGCCTAGTACTTCTGTGTAAAACTTAAGTGTCTCATCAAGATTTTTAACTGCAATACCAATATGGTCTACCTTTAAAGCTTTCATGATTCCTCCTCGTTAAAACTGTGATTTAATGGTGCTTAAAATCTGTTCGGTGGCTGTGTAGGGATTGTTCTTCCTATGTGCCACTTGCTCAGATAAATCATCTACTATTTTGTGATACTCCTCATTGTGCAGCATCGATTTCAAGACATGTTCCTTTACAAGTTCGATAATCTCCGATTTAGCATTCGCTTTTCTTCGTTTAGTGAACTCTCCTGTTTCATGCATGTAATCCCTGTGCGAGTGAATCGCTATCAAAAGATTGTCGATTCCTTCGTTTTTTATGGCAATGACCAGTTCCACAGGTGGACGCCAGTCTTCTTTCCCAAAATCAAGCATCATGTTGATCTCACGGGCTGTCTTATTGGCACCATCCCTATCCGCCTTGTTGACGGCAAAGACATCACCGATTTCCATCACACCGGCCTTGATCGCCTGAATATCATCACCAAGTCCCGGTACCATCACCATCACTGTCGTATCACAAGTTTTTACAATGTCGATTTCGGATTGTCCCACACCGACAGTTTCTATGAAGATATAGTCCGCTCCATAGATATCAAGAATTTTCACCGCAGCTGCTGTGGATTCGGATA
Proteins encoded:
- the meaB gene encoding methylmalonyl Co-A mutase-associated GTPase MeaB, with protein sequence MNLKERLLSGDRRAAARLITLVENKDPQAYDLLKEMYHESGNAYVIGITGPPGAGKSTLTDKLVKAIRTTGKTVAVVAIDPTSPFSGGAILGDRIRMGEVSTDPGVFIRSMGARGHLGGISESTAAAVKILDIYGADYIFIETVGVGQSEIDIVKTCDTTVMVMVPGLGDDIQAIKAGVMEIGDVFAVNKADRDGANKTAREINMMLDFGKEDWRPPVELVIAIKNEGIDNLLIAIHSHRDYMHETGEFTKRRKANAKSEIIELVKEHVLKSMLHNEEYHKIVDDLSEQVAHRKNNPYTATEQILSTIKSQF
- a CDS encoding acyl-CoA carboxylase subunit beta; the encoded protein is MMGGGEKRIEKQHKSGKLTARERINLLFDEGTFVELDAFVKHRCTNFGMEKVDAPAEGCVTGYGKVDGRLVYSFAQDFTVVGGSLGEMHANKICKVLDNALKVGAPVVGLNDSGGARIQEAVDALSGYGKIFFKNTIASGVIPQITAIMGPCAGGAVYSPALNDFIFMVDQTSQMFITGPQVIKTVTGEEVTAEALGGAMTHNRTSGVAHFVAQNDEVCIADIRRLLSFLPSNNMETAPIMEAGDINSIAEALDTIIPDNPNKPYDVLDVIRAIVDNGDFMEVQPYFAQNIVTGYARLNGQSVGIIANQPKVLAGCLDVNASDKSARFVRTCDAFNIPILNIVDVPGFLPGSTQEYGGIIRHGAKMLYAYSEATVPKITLITRKAYGGSYLAMCSKELGADVVLAWPTAEIAVMGPQGAANIIFRNDIKDATDPVAKRQEKIEEYTNEFATPYKAAERGFVDDVIEPSASRPRLIDAFDMLAGKRETRPGKKHGNIPL
- the mce gene encoding methylmalonyl-CoA epimerase — protein: MKALKVDHIGIAVKNLDETLKFYTEVLGLECQGTETVEEQKVRVAFLPIGDTEVELLESTSEDGPIAKFIEKNGEGMQHIAFKVENIEEAIQHMLDKGMRMIDEKPRYGAGGAKIAFVHPKSSNRVLVELSER